A stretch of Crossiella cryophila DNA encodes these proteins:
- a CDS encoding diaminobutyrate--2-oxoglutarate transaminase family protein, producing the protein MTAWTDAAHAQVDLAAVLGRQRDRESAARTYARSFPVVPVHAEGLRVTGADGREYLDCLAGAGTLALGHNHPVVLGAIRRVLDSGAPLHALDISTPEKDDFTTALLDTLPPELAADCRIHFCGPAGTDAVEAALKLTRTATGRQNVLAFTGAYHGMTAGALAASGNIAVREPLADNGFNVTRLPYPYDYRCPFGVGGPRAHEIGARLVESLLTDSHSGVLPPAAMILEAVQGEGGVIPSPDSWLREIRRITATRGIPLIVDEVQTGVGRTGEFWAVQHSGITPDVLVLSKAIGGSLPLAVIVYRSTLDSWRPGAHTGTFRGNQLAMAAGAATLRFVAAEQLPARAASLGERLLTELRVLQARTHCIGDVRGRGLMLGLEIVDPTAAPDPLGARPAAPELAAAIRTECLRRGLILELGGRADAVIRLLPPLTITDAEADSVLNRLGEAVTAAERGANR; encoded by the coding sequence ATGACAGCCTGGACCGACGCCGCGCACGCGCAGGTCGACCTCGCGGCGGTGCTGGGCAGGCAACGGGATCGCGAGTCCGCCGCGCGCACCTACGCCCGGAGCTTCCCGGTGGTGCCGGTGCACGCCGAGGGCCTGCGGGTCACCGGCGCCGACGGCCGCGAGTACCTGGACTGCCTCGCCGGGGCCGGCACCCTGGCCCTCGGCCACAACCACCCGGTGGTGCTCGGCGCGATCCGCCGGGTGCTCGACTCCGGCGCGCCACTGCACGCGCTGGACATCAGCACCCCGGAGAAGGACGACTTCACCACCGCGCTGCTGGACACCCTGCCGCCGGAACTGGCCGCGGACTGCCGGATCCACTTCTGCGGCCCGGCCGGCACCGACGCGGTGGAGGCCGCGCTCAAGCTGACCCGCACCGCCACCGGACGGCAGAACGTGCTCGCCTTCACCGGCGCCTACCACGGCATGACCGCGGGCGCGCTCGCCGCCAGCGGCAACATCGCGGTGCGGGAACCGTTGGCGGACAACGGGTTCAACGTGACCCGCCTGCCATACCCGTACGACTATCGCTGTCCGTTCGGTGTTGGCGGCCCTCGGGCGCACGAGATCGGCGCCCGCCTGGTCGAGTCGCTGCTCACCGACAGCCACTCCGGCGTCCTGCCACCCGCGGCCATGATACTGGAAGCGGTGCAGGGTGAGGGTGGCGTCATCCCCAGCCCTGACAGCTGGTTGCGGGAGATCCGCCGGATCACCGCGACGCGGGGCATTCCGCTCATCGTGGACGAGGTGCAGACCGGGGTCGGCCGCACCGGCGAGTTCTGGGCGGTGCAGCACAGCGGGATCACCCCGGACGTGCTGGTGCTGTCCAAGGCCATCGGTGGCAGCCTGCCGCTGGCGGTGATCGTCTATCGGTCCACTTTGGACAGTTGGCGGCCCGGTGCGCACACCGGCACCTTCCGCGGCAACCAGCTGGCCATGGCCGCGGGCGCCGCCACCCTGCGTTTCGTCGCCGCCGAACAGTTGCCCGCCCGCGCCGCATCGCTCGGCGAGCGCCTGCTCACCGAACTCCGCGTGTTGCAGGCACGCACCCACTGCATCGGCGACGTCCGCGGCCGCGGCCTCATGCTGGGCCTGGAGATCGTTGACCCGACGGCGGCGCCGGATCCGCTGGGCGCCCGCCCGGCCGCACCGGAACTGGCCGCCGCGATCCGCACGGAATGCCTGCGCCGCGGCCTGATCCTGGAACTCGGCGGCCGGGCCGACGCGGTGATCCGGCTGCTGCCGCCCTTGACCATCACCGACGCGGAGGCCGACAGCGTGCTCAACCGACTGGGCGAGGCCGTCACCGCGGCCGAACGGGGAGCGAACCGATGA
- a CDS encoding GNAT family N-acetyltransferase, which translates to MPVREATPADLDDICDLIQEHATYEGNQTLTLNRAEMAEHLFGPQPWAAVLIAEPPDHPGTTAGFALWHNTFSTWAAQPGIWLDDLFVRAGYRGYGLGRELLAELRRRTDGRVEWEVRWGNTSAEGFYRSLGAEPVDGWTRYRWNVPAG; encoded by the coding sequence ATGCCGGTACGCGAGGCCACCCCAGCAGACCTGGACGACATCTGCGACCTGATCCAGGAACACGCCACCTACGAGGGCAACCAAACCCTCACCCTCAACCGCGCCGAAATGGCCGAACACCTCTTCGGCCCCCAGCCCTGGGCCGCGGTCCTGATCGCCGAACCACCGGACCACCCCGGCACCACAGCAGGCTTCGCCCTGTGGCACAACACCTTCTCCACCTGGGCCGCCCAACCCGGCATCTGGCTGGACGACCTGTTCGTCCGCGCCGGCTACCGCGGCTACGGCCTGGGCCGCGAACTACTCGCCGAACTCCGCCGCCGCACCGACGGCCGAGTCGAATGGGAAGTCCGCTGGGGCAACACCTCCGCCGAAGGCTTCTACCGCAGCCTGGGCGCCGAACCAGTGGACGGCTGGACCCGCTATCGCTGGAACGTCCCGGCAGGCTGA
- a CDS encoding acyl-CoA thioesterase, which yields MGVTGFRHDTPVYFDELDLNGHLHNARFALHVERATSALFESLGYGWTSFADRHPDLVYAVRELNLEFLAPFSSPGPLRTELWVHHLGRTSCVYGFRCTDPTEGPTYARGRRAVVKLGPDGRPEPWSATMRDILGGLHRTEGPPADEERR from the coding sequence ATGGGTGTGACCGGGTTCCGGCACGACACGCCGGTGTACTTCGACGAGCTGGACCTCAACGGGCACCTGCACAACGCCCGGTTCGCGCTGCACGTGGAGCGGGCGACCTCCGCCCTGTTCGAGTCCCTGGGCTACGGCTGGACCAGCTTCGCCGACCGGCACCCCGACCTGGTGTACGCGGTGCGCGAGCTGAACCTGGAGTTCCTCGCCCCGTTCAGCTCCCCCGGTCCGCTGCGCACCGAACTCTGGGTGCACCACCTGGGGCGCACGAGCTGCGTGTACGGCTTCCGCTGCACCGATCCGACCGAGGGGCCGACCTACGCCAGGGGGCGGCGGGCGGTGGTGAAGCTTGGCCCCGACGGTCGTCCGGAACCGTGGTCTGCCACCATGCGTGACATCCTCGGCGGGTTGCACCGGACCGAGGGACCCCCAGCGGACGAGGAGCGCCGGTGA
- the mmsB gene encoding 3-hydroxyisobutyrate dehydrogenase, translating into MTVIGFLGLGNMGGPMAANLVKAGHTVHGYDPVAAAVDAAEQAGVAPAGSAVQAVREAEVVITMLPSGAHVLDCYREVLVEAKPGTLFLDCSTIDVAAARQAAEAAVSAGHAAIDAPVSGGVVGAQAATLTFMVGGSTDNFARAEGLLAVMGRRSVHCGDSGAGQAAKICNNLILGISMVAVGEAFVLGEKLGLSHQALFDVASTASGQCWALTTNCPVPGPVPGSPANRDYQPGFATALMLKDLGLAEAAAAETGADTALGKHTAELFRAYAADGGAGTDFSGIINAIRDRSAKGEQA; encoded by the coding sequence ATGACCGTGATCGGATTCCTCGGTCTGGGCAACATGGGTGGCCCGATGGCCGCCAACCTGGTCAAGGCCGGGCACACCGTGCACGGCTACGACCCGGTCGCCGCCGCGGTGGACGCCGCCGAGCAGGCAGGCGTCGCCCCGGCCGGCAGCGCGGTGCAGGCCGTGCGCGAGGCCGAGGTGGTCATCACCATGCTGCCCAGCGGCGCGCACGTGCTCGACTGCTACCGCGAGGTGCTGGTCGAGGCCAAGCCCGGCACCCTGTTCCTGGACTGCTCCACCATTGACGTGGCCGCCGCCCGGCAGGCCGCCGAGGCGGCCGTCAGCGCGGGGCACGCCGCGATCGACGCCCCGGTCTCCGGAGGCGTCGTCGGCGCCCAGGCCGCCACCCTGACCTTCATGGTAGGCGGCAGCACCGACAACTTCGCCCGCGCCGAGGGCCTGCTGGCCGTGATGGGCCGCCGCTCGGTGCACTGCGGCGACTCCGGCGCCGGCCAGGCCGCCAAGATCTGCAACAACCTCATCCTCGGCATCTCCATGGTCGCCGTCGGCGAGGCGTTCGTGCTCGGCGAGAAGCTCGGCCTGTCCCACCAGGCCCTCTTCGACGTGGCCTCCACCGCCTCCGGCCAGTGCTGGGCGCTGACCACCAACTGCCCGGTGCCCGGCCCGGTCCCCGGCAGCCCGGCCAACCGGGACTACCAGCCCGGCTTCGCCACCGCGCTGATGCTCAAGGACCTCGGCCTTGCCGAGGCGGCGGCGGCCGAGACCGGCGCGGACACCGCGCTGGGCAAGCACACCGCCGAACTGTTCCGCGCCTACGCGGCCGACGGCGGGGCCGGCACCGACTTCTCCGGCATCATCAACGCCATCCGCGACCGCTCGGCCAAGGGAGAACAGGCGTGA
- a CDS encoding enoyl-CoA hydratase/isomerase family protein: MERTVQHTEADGVAVLALNRPHRLNAVAPALVTDLVAALRAVADSPARAVVLTGNGRAFCAGHDLKEPVESGDGHASRLRLEQIQEVTRLIRGLPQPVIAAVHGYALGAGAEFALGCDLVLAAPDAIFGFPEVSLGLSVTGAASRLLPLLVGPLKAKELLLLGERVDAHTALELGLVNAVTGAEELLPTALDWARRMAAQPAQAMTLAKRALDRGIDSSVEGALELEVAHALITDGSADVTAATDGFRRRADG, from the coding sequence TTGGAGCGCACCGTGCAGCACACCGAGGCCGACGGGGTGGCGGTGCTCGCGCTCAACCGGCCGCACCGGCTCAACGCGGTGGCCCCAGCGCTGGTCACCGACCTGGTGGCGGCCCTGCGGGCGGTCGCCGACTCCCCCGCCCGCGCCGTGGTGCTCACCGGCAACGGCCGCGCCTTCTGCGCAGGCCACGACCTCAAGGAGCCGGTGGAGTCCGGCGACGGGCACGCGAGCAGGCTGCGCCTGGAGCAGATCCAGGAGGTCACCCGGCTGATCAGGGGCCTGCCGCAGCCGGTGATCGCGGCCGTGCACGGGTACGCGCTGGGCGCGGGCGCGGAGTTCGCACTGGGCTGTGACCTGGTGCTGGCCGCGCCGGACGCGATCTTCGGGTTTCCCGAGGTGAGCCTGGGGCTGAGTGTGACGGGGGCGGCGTCGCGGTTGCTGCCGTTGCTGGTGGGGCCGTTGAAGGCCAAGGAGTTGCTGCTGCTCGGCGAGCGGGTGGACGCGCACACGGCCCTGGAGCTGGGGTTGGTGAACGCGGTGACCGGGGCGGAGGAGTTGCTGCCCACGGCGCTGGACTGGGCGCGGCGGATGGCGGCGCAGCCGGCGCAGGCGATGACCTTGGCCAAGCGGGCGCTGGATCGCGGGATCGACTCGAGCGTGGAGGGGGCGTTGGAGTTGGAGGTGGCGCACGCGCTCATCACCGACGGGTCGGCGGATGTGACCGCGGCGACGGACGGGTTCCGGCGGCGGGCCGATGGCTAG
- a CDS encoding TetR/AcrR family transcriptional regulator, translating to MTVTKAAKAPPAAERIRQAALTLFAAKGFHGTGIRDLAETAGLSSASLYHYMGTKEDLLLAIMRECMTRLLTAGRRVVLDDPDPRSRLAGLVQVHVLSHAVHPLETAVVDNELRALSATARATVVAQRDEYEDLWRAAIEDGCASGVFRTSAQAVTRLALLEMCSGVARWYSPRGRLALTELATHYTEIAFGALHAEPSTVDVEAARRRSRLVTEVWGVPVRR from the coding sequence GTGACCGTGACCAAGGCCGCCAAAGCACCGCCCGCCGCGGAACGCATCCGGCAGGCCGCGCTGACCCTGTTCGCGGCCAAGGGTTTCCACGGCACCGGGATCCGGGATCTGGCCGAGACCGCGGGCCTGTCCTCGGCCAGCCTGTACCACTACATGGGCACCAAGGAGGACCTGCTGCTGGCGATCATGCGCGAGTGCATGACCCGGCTGCTGACCGCCGGTCGGCGGGTGGTGCTGGACGATCCGGATCCGCGGTCGCGGCTGGCGGGGCTGGTGCAGGTGCACGTGCTCAGCCACGCGGTGCACCCGCTGGAGACCGCGGTGGTGGACAACGAACTGCGCGCGCTCTCCGCCACCGCCCGCGCCACCGTGGTGGCCCAGCGGGACGAGTACGAGGACCTGTGGCGGGCGGCCATCGAGGACGGCTGCGCCAGTGGCGTGTTCCGGACCTCGGCCCAGGCGGTGACCCGGCTGGCACTGCTGGAGATGTGCAGCGGGGTGGCCAGGTGGTACTCCCCGCGCGGCAGGCTGGCGCTGACCGAACTGGCCACGCACTACACCGAGATCGCCTTCGGCGCGCTGCACGCGGAACCGTCCACAGTGGACGTCGAGGCGGCGAGGCGGCGGAGCAGGCTGGTCACCGAGGTGTGGGGCGTGCCGGTGCGGCGTTGA
- a CDS encoding enoyl-CoA hydratase, translating into MTHQTILVERHGRVGLITLNRPKALNALNLELMREVTTAARELDRDPDIGALVITGSAKAFAAGADIKEMQPNSYPQVYLDDWFAEWDQLAQVRKPIIAAVAGYALGGGCELAMLCDVLLAADTAKFGQPEIKLGVIPGIGGSQRLTRAIGKAKAMELCLTGRMMGAEEAERAGLVSRIVPADDLLDNALATATIIAGMSAPIAIMAKEAVNRAYETTLAEGVRFERRLFHATFATADQKEGMAAFIDKRDPKFLHN; encoded by the coding sequence GTGACCCACCAGACCATCCTCGTCGAACGGCACGGCCGGGTCGGCCTGATCACCCTCAACCGCCCCAAGGCGCTCAACGCGCTGAACCTGGAGCTGATGCGGGAGGTCACCACCGCGGCCCGCGAACTCGACCGGGACCCGGACATCGGCGCGCTGGTGATCACCGGCTCGGCCAAGGCGTTCGCGGCCGGGGCCGACATCAAGGAGATGCAGCCCAACAGCTACCCGCAGGTCTACCTGGACGACTGGTTCGCCGAGTGGGACCAGCTCGCCCAGGTGCGCAAGCCGATCATCGCCGCGGTCGCCGGGTACGCCCTTGGCGGCGGCTGCGAGCTGGCCATGCTCTGCGATGTGCTGCTGGCCGCGGACACCGCCAAGTTCGGCCAGCCCGAGATCAAGCTCGGCGTGATCCCCGGCATCGGCGGCTCGCAGCGGCTGACCAGGGCCATCGGCAAGGCCAAGGCGATGGAACTGTGCCTGACCGGCCGGATGATGGGTGCCGAGGAGGCCGAGCGGGCCGGACTGGTGTCCCGGATCGTCCCGGCCGACGACCTGCTGGACAACGCGCTGGCCACCGCGACCATCATCGCCGGCATGTCCGCGCCGATCGCGATCATGGCCAAGGAGGCGGTGAACCGCGCCTACGAGACCACGCTGGCCGAGGGCGTCCGGTTCGAGCGCAGGCTCTTCCACGCCACCTTCGCCACCGCGGACCAGAAGGAAGGCATGGCCGCCTTCATCGACAAGCGCGACCCGAAGTTCCTGCACAACTGA
- a CDS encoding enoyl-CoA hydratase/isomerase family protein, translating to MSEDKDILIRVSGGVGRITLNRPRAINALSDDMLREMGAALTSWAQDPAVHAVLLDGAGERGLCAGGDIRSIYQAIQGGTDGPIQFWREEYLINALIANYPKPYVVFMDGLVMGGGVGVSAHGSVRVVTERSAIGMPEVSIGFIPDVGGTYLLSRAPGELGTHLGLTGGRVGAADAILLGLADQYLPSSALAELAELPADELLVQIAARAEVPPAGQFAADREWIDSCYAADSVEQILDNLHASGHPAAEAAAKEIQAKAPTAVKVTLRALRTARGLATLEDCLNLEHLLVSRFLTAPDLGEGIRAAVIDKDRNPTWRPATLAEVDEAAVRSYFLAQPGQQPVFGGTA from the coding sequence GTGAGCGAGGACAAGGACATCCTCATCCGGGTATCCGGTGGCGTCGGCCGGATCACGCTCAACCGCCCGCGCGCGATCAACGCGCTCAGCGACGACATGCTGCGCGAGATGGGCGCCGCGCTCACCAGCTGGGCGCAGGACCCGGCGGTGCACGCGGTGCTGCTCGACGGCGCGGGCGAACGCGGCCTGTGCGCCGGTGGCGACATCCGCAGCATCTACCAGGCCATCCAGGGCGGCACCGACGGCCCGATCCAGTTCTGGCGCGAGGAATACCTGATCAACGCGCTGATCGCGAACTACCCCAAGCCGTACGTGGTGTTCATGGACGGCCTGGTGATGGGCGGCGGGGTCGGCGTGTCCGCGCACGGCTCGGTCCGGGTGGTCACCGAACGCTCCGCGATCGGCATGCCCGAGGTCTCCATCGGCTTCATCCCCGACGTCGGCGGCACCTACCTGCTCTCCCGCGCGCCCGGCGAACTGGGCACGCACCTGGGCCTGACCGGCGGCCGGGTCGGCGCCGCGGACGCGATCCTGCTCGGCCTGGCCGATCAGTACCTGCCCAGCAGCGCGCTGGCCGAACTGGCCGAGCTGCCCGCCGACGAGCTGCTGGTGCAGATCGCCGCGCGCGCCGAAGTACCCCCGGCCGGCCAGTTCGCCGCTGACCGGGAGTGGATCGACTCCTGCTACGCCGCGGACAGCGTCGAGCAGATCCTGGACAACCTGCACGCCAGCGGCCACCCGGCCGCCGAGGCCGCGGCCAAGGAGATCCAGGCCAAGGCGCCCACCGCGGTCAAGGTGACCCTGCGCGCGCTGCGCACCGCCCGCGGGCTGGCCACCCTGGAGGACTGCCTGAACCTGGAACACCTCCTGGTCAGCCGGTTCCTCACCGCACCGGACCTCGGCGAGGGCATCCGCGCCGCGGTGATCGACAAGGACCGCAACCCGACCTGGCGCCCGGCCACCCTGGCCGAGGTCGACGAGGCCGCGGTGCGGAGCTACTTCCTCGCCCAGCCTGGGCAGCAGCCCGTGTTCGGAGGTACGGCATGA
- a CDS encoding AMP-binding protein, translating into MEDLATLVAVAAQRWPERIAWTFDETGVELSFAEVHRRSDALAFALAARGVRPGDRVALMLRNQPEFPLCWLAIAKLGAVMVPVNVQYRELDATHVLAHSGARIVVAAAEFVGLLESVRARTELELVLTAAELGDAPAVELVTPVAEQAVNIQYTSGTTGRPKGCVLPHRYWLTLARGLVRDFPAIDERDVLLTAQPFHYIDPQWNVVLGLLAGARLVVLDRFHPASFAERVRHHQVTWFYCLGLMPTLLLRQPASELDTAHRVRAVYASAIPLELHAELERRWGVPWFEAFGMTETGGDIRDSVAGHETRVGTGCLGLPTPEREAMIADESGEPLPRGHTGELVLRGSGMMHGYYRDPEATALAFRGGWFHTGDLARMDEQGRIYYVGRTKDMIRRSGENIAAAEVEQALLLHPDVRLAAVVAVPDELRGEEVLAYVVPADGVTADPVALAEFCAGQLAYFKVPRFWVFRDALPLTASERVAKGELPRVSAGSFDRVEARWV; encoded by the coding sequence GTGGAGGATCTGGCGACCCTGGTCGCTGTTGCGGCGCAACGGTGGCCGGAGCGGATTGCCTGGACCTTTGACGAGACCGGGGTTGAGCTGAGTTTCGCCGAGGTGCATCGGCGATCCGACGCACTCGCGTTCGCGCTGGCCGCTCGTGGGGTGCGGCCGGGTGACCGGGTGGCGTTGATGTTGCGCAATCAGCCGGAGTTCCCGTTGTGCTGGTTGGCGATCGCCAAGCTTGGCGCGGTCATGGTGCCGGTCAACGTGCAGTACCGCGAACTGGACGCCACCCATGTGCTCGCGCATTCCGGGGCGCGGATCGTGGTGGCGGCGGCGGAGTTCGTCGGGCTGCTCGAGTCCGTCCGGGCGCGGACCGAGCTGGAACTGGTGCTGACCGCGGCGGAACTGGGGGACGCGCCCGCGGTGGAACTGGTGACGCCGGTGGCGGAGCAGGCGGTCAACATCCAGTACACCTCGGGCACCACCGGGCGGCCCAAGGGTTGTGTGTTGCCGCATCGGTACTGGCTGACCTTGGCGCGGGGGTTGGTGCGGGACTTTCCTGCCATCGATGAGCGGGATGTCCTGCTTACGGCGCAACCCTTTCACTACATCGATCCGCAGTGGAACGTGGTGCTGGGGCTGCTCGCGGGGGCGCGGCTGGTGGTGCTGGACCGGTTCCATCCGGCCTCCTTCGCCGAGCGGGTCAGGCACCATCAGGTGACCTGGTTCTACTGCCTCGGGTTGATGCCCACCTTGCTGCTGCGGCAACCTGCCTCCGAACTCGACACCGCGCACCGGGTGCGGGCGGTGTACGCCTCCGCGATCCCGTTGGAGCTGCACGCCGAACTGGAGCGGCGCTGGGGAGTACCCTGGTTCGAGGCGTTCGGGATGACCGAGACGGGTGGGGACATCCGGGACTCGGTGGCGGGGCACGAGACCCGGGTGGGTACCGGGTGTCTCGGGCTGCCGACGCCGGAGCGGGAAGCCATGATCGCCGATGAGTCCGGCGAGCCGTTGCCGCGCGGGCACACCGGCGAGCTGGTGTTGCGCGGCAGCGGGATGATGCACGGCTACTACCGCGATCCGGAGGCGACCGCGCTGGCCTTCCGCGGTGGCTGGTTCCACACCGGGGATCTGGCCCGGATGGACGAGCAGGGCCGGATCTACTACGTGGGGCGCACCAAGGACATGATCCGGCGCAGTGGCGAGAACATCGCGGCGGCCGAGGTGGAGCAGGCGTTGTTGCTGCATCCGGATGTGCGGCTGGCCGCGGTGGTGGCGGTGCCGGATGAGCTGCGCGGCGAGGAAGTGCTCGCGTATGTGGTCCCGGCCGACGGGGTCACCGCGGATCCGGTGGCGCTGGCGGAGTTCTGCGCCGGGCAACTGGCCTACTTCAAGGTGCCCCGGTTCTGGGTGTTCCGGGACGCCTTGCCGTTGACCGCTTCGGAGCGGGTGGCCAAAGGCGAGCTGCCCCGGGTGTCCGCGGGCAGTTTCGACCGGGTCGAGGCGCGATGGGTGTGA
- a CDS encoding amidohydrolase: MRVDTVFHNARVRTGGAAGVTDALAVLDGRIVALGQDCADLSARQRIDLGGSTVTPGFHDAHNHLSWYGMSLDEVPLNDCRSTQEVYAAIAGRAAEQPAGTWVIGSGYDQTKLAGGHPTRTGLDRAAPDHHVWLKHTSGHMCVVNSLVLGKLDLSTVPEGGDLGRDQHGDPSGLLREQAQLLLRPLVYPTPLDVVERAIDRATRQYLAEGITSVQEAGVGGGWIGRTPLEIAAYQRARAAGKLHVRTTLMVISDALHELDRHPSDQVSLGLDLGLHSGFGDDHLRIGPVKIFADGSLVGRTAAMHEPFAGEPDNRGYFQLPEADLRELIDRLHAAGWQIATHAIGDRAIAEVLDAYAAALRRNPRPDHRHRIEHCAIAGPAEIARIAELGVIPVPQGRFLSELGDGMASALGDHRIDWCYRQRSFLDAGIPLPGSSDRPVVNGNPLLGMADMVHRHTSSGVPFGPESERLTPEQALRAYTWGSAYAAFREHRVGTLTPGKLADFAVLSADPVTEGFAAAEVRATALDGTLTHNPEGF; this comes from the coding sequence ATGCGGGTGGACACGGTCTTCCACAACGCGCGGGTGCGCACCGGTGGCGCGGCGGGGGTCACCGACGCCCTCGCGGTGCTCGACGGCCGGATCGTGGCCCTGGGCCAGGACTGCGCGGACCTGTCCGCCCGGCAACGGATCGACCTGGGCGGATCGACGGTGACCCCCGGTTTCCACGACGCGCACAACCACCTGTCCTGGTACGGCATGAGCCTGGACGAGGTCCCGCTCAACGACTGCCGCAGCACCCAGGAGGTCTACGCCGCCATCGCCGGCCGCGCGGCCGAGCAGCCCGCGGGCACCTGGGTGATCGGCAGCGGCTACGACCAGACCAAACTCGCCGGCGGCCACCCGACCCGCACCGGCCTGGACCGCGCCGCCCCTGACCACCACGTGTGGCTCAAGCACACCTCCGGCCACATGTGCGTGGTCAACTCGCTGGTACTGGGCAAACTCGACCTGTCCACCGTGCCCGAGGGCGGTGACCTGGGCCGGGACCAGCACGGCGACCCCAGCGGCCTGCTCCGCGAACAGGCCCAGCTGCTGCTGCGACCGCTGGTCTACCCGACCCCGCTGGACGTGGTGGAGCGCGCGATCGACCGTGCCACCCGGCAGTACCTCGCCGAGGGCATCACCAGCGTGCAGGAGGCCGGGGTCGGCGGCGGCTGGATCGGCCGCACCCCGCTGGAGATCGCCGCCTACCAGCGCGCCCGCGCCGCCGGGAAGCTGCACGTCCGGACCACCCTGATGGTCATCTCCGACGCCCTGCACGAGCTGGACCGGCACCCCTCCGACCAGGTCAGCCTCGGCCTGGACCTCGGACTGCACAGCGGGTTCGGCGACGACCACCTGCGCATCGGCCCGGTGAAGATCTTCGCCGACGGTTCGCTGGTCGGCCGCACCGCCGCCATGCACGAGCCGTTCGCCGGCGAACCGGACAACCGCGGCTACTTCCAGCTGCCCGAGGCCGACCTGCGCGAGCTGATCGACCGCCTGCACGCCGCCGGCTGGCAGATCGCCACCCACGCCATCGGCGACCGCGCCATCGCCGAGGTGCTCGACGCCTACGCCGCCGCGCTGCGACGCAACCCGCGCCCCGACCACCGCCACCGGATCGAGCACTGCGCCATCGCGGGCCCGGCCGAGATCGCCCGGATCGCCGAACTCGGCGTCATCCCGGTCCCGCAGGGCCGGTTCCTCAGCGAACTCGGCGACGGCATGGCCTCGGCCCTTGGCGACCACCGGATCGACTGGTGCTACCGCCAGCGCAGTTTCCTGGACGCGGGCATCCCGCTGCCGGGCAGTTCGGACCGCCCGGTGGTGAACGGGAACCCGTTGCTGGGCATGGCCGACATGGTGCACCGGCACACCTCCTCCGGCGTCCCCTTCGGCCCGGAGAGCGAACGCCTCACCCCGGAACAGGCCCTGCGCGCCTACACCTGGGGCTCGGCCTACGCCGCCTTCCGCGAACACCGGGTAGGCACCCTGACCCCTGGCAAACTCGCCGACTTCGCCGTGCTGTCGGCCGACCCGGTGACCGAGGGCTTCGCCGCGGCAGAGGTCCGCGCCACCGCCCTGGACGGCACCCTGACGCACAACCCCGAGGGTTTCTGA